The genomic segment CTGAGCATTTCGTCTCTCATTGACCCGAAATCACATGAATCAGACGCAGCCTCACAACATATCGACCAGACGTCTCTTCTTGAGTTTGTTCACGTGTTAAAAATGAATCTTTCATAACTCTCATTTCGAGTGGGTTCAAAATGTCTTTGTAAAACGTCAaggattttagattttttttctatcCTCTTCCCCCAGATCTAGACAACGCTGAAGCATATGGCAGTCTCTTCCAAAAACGCTAAGCAGTATTGCCACTCGCACATGCGGGTCGTTTTTATCTAAGACGGTAACGATTTCAAAATTCTCCCACTGATCACGGAAAAACAACCCGTTTTGATACAAATCACCTTTCTTGTCCAAGGCGCTTGGCACCGGAATTTGACAGAGATATTGCAGTCTCTTCGTACTCGCTCAATTCTTCCACTTGTTTGCCTTTATCCGACGATTACGTTGTCCACAAACCGTATCCACTTTTCCGTAGCACTTGGCTTTGGGTTCATTTCTCTGACACCATGTTATATGTGAATAACTCACATCGGAAAGTTTGGTAAAATGCAAGCATAATCCTTTACTCAGATATTACATGTTATGACATCCTAATCAGAAACTCACAACGCACCTATTTATATATCCTAGACAGGTCCCCCACTAGCGCCATCTCTGGGTTGGCATGATGCCCATTATTTTAACATAACAATCTAAGCCAAACCCGGCTGTTTTTTCCCCATAGTTGCGCACATGTTGGTTTCTTTACAGACTACTTCTAggacctatatctactgtatactgtagcaGCATTTTAGTCTACATACTCTGACCTGGTCGGCTACCAGGTGTCATTGTACTCTGGGGGTTGTTCACATTCTCTCATCATCGAGTATTCctgaatgtatactgaacaaaaatataaacatgcaacaatttctaaaatatAAACACAAGTAAAGTGTTgggcccatgtttcatgagctggaaaATAGATAAAATGTTTCATACACAACtaatctaaaatgttgtgcacaaatctgtttattgagcatttatcctttgccaagttaatccatccacctgacaggtgtggcatatcaagaagctgattaaacagcatgatccttacacaggtgcaccttgtgctgggggcaataaaaggccactttaaaatgtgctgtTCTGTCACAACACTTggcatgcagactgcaggaatgtccaccagagctgttgccgagaatttaatgttcatttctctaccataagctgtccccgttgttttacagaatttggcagtaggtccaaccgAATGTCAGCAATTAGTTTACTAAATTCTATTGTACCTTTTCAATATACCGACCTATCCTGTCTTGTGGATTAATTTATGGGACTGTCCAACACTAAACCACCAAAGTCAACATGGCCAAATATCATCACAACATTAAAATATTTATTAGTCATTTTTACAGAAACACCAAAATGCTTGACAGAGACATTAAGATGTGCATAAGGGAAGTCGGGGGAAAGGACACGAGATCAGTGGAAGAAGTCATGGAGTGTGTCCATTTAGATTTTCCCGGGGAAACTTCCAGCTTCAATCTGATCGTCCCATTTTGCCACCttggagcaagagagagaaactcaGTAAATGTCCCATGGCAGACAACAAAATGACATAAAAGATGACGACAATTGAGAAAGGGAGTTTATCTTAAATACTAACCAGCCACATCACCTTTAACCTTGCATTACTTGATGACTGGCACCACTGATTTAAATACAAGTCTCTTCAGGGGTACATATACATTAGTGTTCAACGCTAACAGTAGGGCAGTATGGTGCAGAGAGAATCATTGAACTAGTGACACATACCCAGCTCATGGGACACAGGCTTTTGTAGACTCTCTGGTACCAGTCACATGGTGCCACGTCCTGGCCTTTGTCTGACAGAGCCTTGTTACATCTGTGGAAGTCTGGACGGAAGAAGGGACATATGTGCAGAACAACGTAAATGCATATGAACTGACCAAGGGAATATTTTCATAAAATGTAGCCCATTAAGTGCCAGTATTCTACACTTAATACACAAGGATCGTTCAAGTATTCAAATCACAATAGTAGTCAATAGCAATCTGACTAGATGAGTTCTCATTATGGTCAGTGGCAGTTGTAAATGTCAGTTGACAATTAAGGTGTTCCCATTGTACTAGGCTACACAATAACTGTAAATTAAATTTGTAAATCAACAAATGGCCTAAATAAAACCAAAACATGATTCACAAATAGGGGGAAAAAACTAAACAGCGGGTGCCCATTCGGCatttgggttagttaactaagcATTCACGCAGGTACCAGAATCAACGCAGCAAAAGCCATTCGagcaagtgaaacaatttaaacaaGTGAACTGTCACCGATGGACATGAACCTGGCTATAGCATTACCTGCTTTAGTTAAAGCTCAAGTTGAATTCAGCAAGTGCCATGGCAACCACCCACAGTGGGTCTGACTCAAAAGAACATGGGGACTATTATCATTGTAACTACAAGACATATTGAGTGAATGTAATGATAGCCATGTCGTGTTTTGGATGATAGTCGATGCTATGGACCTTATTCACAGTGTGTTCAAAAATCGACCAACAGAGTACCCCTTGTCACATGACTGCCAACCCTAGCCGAAGTGGATTTATTCTTCAAAACCCCTTATTTAAGCATACATTGGTTTAGCATAGAAAATAACTTTGCCTGTGAACATATGAGATGCCTGAGAGATGTATAAAAGTATTTGAATATCCAGTGTGAATAAGGTCTATTGTTTGAAAGGACAACAGCACCGGAGCCATATAGGCCTAAACATCTCTTGTGTACGGCTCTGAATGGCAAACAAAAAAGGTAAAGAGAGTGGTGGTTATTACCCAGATAATTCTGGAAGCAGTTTCGGGTCTGGTTGGTGTTGGGGAACCGGGCATCAAAAGGAGCCGTTCTGTAGTTCTTGATCTTCTCTTCAATAACGTC from the Salmo trutta chromosome 36, fSalTru1.1, whole genome shotgun sequence genome contains:
- the LOC115176197 gene encoding cytochrome c oxidase subunit 6B1, with the translated sequence MSDVIEEKIKNYRTAPFDARFPNTNQTRNCFQNYLDFHRCNKALSDKGQDVAPCDWYQRVYKSLCPMSWVAKWDDQIEAGSFPGKI